In Chanodichthys erythropterus isolate Z2021 chromosome 9, ASM2448905v1, whole genome shotgun sequence, a genomic segment contains:
- the si:dkey-75a21.2 gene encoding uncharacterized protein si:dkey-75a21.2 isoform X1 encodes MTLLKCQHCIGEDKAAEDTDHVEKILPPGYIHLLCHHELLEMSGDVENFRAALKLQLITEEQVQRWLEDFQKTSALTWRKSRTYPDSGRYNKYRVDLRCQHKTYSSSSKTSKNTNCPATMFLILKRYMYERKSRSGDPHIEEGYFLHVNLRNEHNHRLNTAEVMRWRDVSNDTIEKLQQLYKSGHSPSSALKTIKYNLQEEEGDNYIYAIADRSICPDLQFCYRLYYKLFQKSYAEPAGVCSEKDISEELFKPLELEQSWETTTVTGQTTCIEDGVSVATLPVITAGEHFTEDNEPGPSAAEEVVGSLDGQLEDIFGMLKKKLNEDPSYTPPIRAFVSNFFQIKTDSALQSSLFCFGKATQTINQITIQPAAGPRRRGALAGRRAVGRPPKSSRREHPYCNSKSNNIPQTLTFCLQENNTLEKTD; translated from the exons ATGACACTGTTAAAGTGTCAGCATTGTATTGGAGAAGATAAAGCAGCAGAGGACACAGATCACGTGGAG AAAATCTTGCCACCGGGGTACATTCACCTACTGTGTCACCATGAACTGCTGGAAATGTCGGGGGATGTTGAAAACTTTCGAGCGGCTCTTAAATTGCAGCTGATTACTGAGGAGCAGGTCCAAAGGTGGCTGGAGGACTTCCAAAAGACCTCAGCTTTAACATGGAGGAAATCCAGGACATATCCTGATTCTGGACGCTACAACAAATACAGA GTGGATCTGAGATGCCAACACAAAACGTACAGTTCATCATCCAAGACGTCCAAAAATACCAACTGCCCTGCTACCATGTTTCTGATTCTCAAGAGATATATGTATGAAAGAAAGTCTAG ATCAGGAGATCCGCACATAGAAGAGGGCTATTTCCTTCATGTGAACTTGAGGAATGAACATAATCATAGACTGAACACTGCAGAGGTTATGAGGTGGAGAGATGTGTCTAATGACACCATTGAAAAGCTACAACAGCTCTACAAAAGTGGTCACTCTCCTTCATCTGCACTCAAAACCATCAAATACAACCTGCAGGAAGAGGAAGGTGATAACTACATTTATGCTATTGCAGATCGATCCATTTGCCCGGACCTTCAGTTCTGCTACAG ATTATACTACAAGCTTTTTCAAAAGTCATATGCTGAACCTGCAGGT GTCTGTTCAGAGAAGGACATTTCAGAAGAGCTTTTCAAACCATTAGAATTGGAACAGTCATGGGAGACGACAACAGTGACAG GACAAACCACGTGCATTGAAGATGGAGTGTCTGTTGCTACTCTACCAGTCATCACCGCAG GAGAACATTTTACAGAAGACAATGAGCCAGGCCCAA GCGCAGCTGAAGAGGTTGTTGGGTCTTTGGACGGACAGCTCGAGGATATTTTTGGGATGCTAAAAAAGAAGCTAAATGAGGATCCAAGTTATACACCACCTATAAGAGCTTTTGTGTccaatttctttcaaataaagaCTGACAGTGCTCTGCAGTCAtcacttttttgttttggtAAGGCCACTCAGACAATCAATCAGATCACTATACAACCAGCTGCAGGTCCACGGAGGAGAGGGGCTTTGGCTGGACGTAGAGCTGTTGGCAGACCCCCAAAGAGCTCAAGAAGAGAGCACCCGTACTGCAATAGCAAATCCAACAACATTCCCCAAACTCTCACATTCTGTTTGCAGGAAAATAACACCCTTGAGAAGACAGATTAA
- the si:dkey-75a21.2 gene encoding uncharacterized protein si:dkey-75a21.2 isoform X2 codes for MTLLKCQHCIGEDKAAEDTDHVEKILPPGYIHLLCHHELLEMSGDVENFRAALKLQLITEEQVQRWLEDFQKTSALTWRKSRTYPDSGRYNKYRVDLRCQHKTYSSSSKTSKNTNCPATMFLILKRYMYERKSRSGDPHIEEGYFLHVNLRNEHNHRLNTAEVMRWRDVSNDTIEKLQQLYKSGHSPSSALKTIKYNLQEEEGDNYIYAIADRSICPDLQFCYRLYYKLFQKSYAEPAEKDISEELFKPLELEQSWETTTVTGQTTCIEDGVSVATLPVITAGEHFTEDNEPGPSAAEEVVGSLDGQLEDIFGMLKKKLNEDPSYTPPIRAFVSNFFQIKTDSALQSSLFCFGKATQTINQITIQPAAGPRRRGALAGRRAVGRPPKSSRREHPYCNSKSNNIPQTLTFCLQENNTLEKTD; via the exons ATGACACTGTTAAAGTGTCAGCATTGTATTGGAGAAGATAAAGCAGCAGAGGACACAGATCACGTGGAG AAAATCTTGCCACCGGGGTACATTCACCTACTGTGTCACCATGAACTGCTGGAAATGTCGGGGGATGTTGAAAACTTTCGAGCGGCTCTTAAATTGCAGCTGATTACTGAGGAGCAGGTCCAAAGGTGGCTGGAGGACTTCCAAAAGACCTCAGCTTTAACATGGAGGAAATCCAGGACATATCCTGATTCTGGACGCTACAACAAATACAGA GTGGATCTGAGATGCCAACACAAAACGTACAGTTCATCATCCAAGACGTCCAAAAATACCAACTGCCCTGCTACCATGTTTCTGATTCTCAAGAGATATATGTATGAAAGAAAGTCTAG ATCAGGAGATCCGCACATAGAAGAGGGCTATTTCCTTCATGTGAACTTGAGGAATGAACATAATCATAGACTGAACACTGCAGAGGTTATGAGGTGGAGAGATGTGTCTAATGACACCATTGAAAAGCTACAACAGCTCTACAAAAGTGGTCACTCTCCTTCATCTGCACTCAAAACCATCAAATACAACCTGCAGGAAGAGGAAGGTGATAACTACATTTATGCTATTGCAGATCGATCCATTTGCCCGGACCTTCAGTTCTGCTACAG ATTATACTACAAGCTTTTTCAAAAGTCATATGCTGAACCTGCAG AGAAGGACATTTCAGAAGAGCTTTTCAAACCATTAGAATTGGAACAGTCATGGGAGACGACAACAGTGACAG GACAAACCACGTGCATTGAAGATGGAGTGTCTGTTGCTACTCTACCAGTCATCACCGCAG GAGAACATTTTACAGAAGACAATGAGCCAGGCCCAA GCGCAGCTGAAGAGGTTGTTGGGTCTTTGGACGGACAGCTCGAGGATATTTTTGGGATGCTAAAAAAGAAGCTAAATGAGGATCCAAGTTATACACCACCTATAAGAGCTTTTGTGTccaatttctttcaaataaagaCTGACAGTGCTCTGCAGTCAtcacttttttgttttggtAAGGCCACTCAGACAATCAATCAGATCACTATACAACCAGCTGCAGGTCCACGGAGGAGAGGGGCTTTGGCTGGACGTAGAGCTGTTGGCAGACCCCCAAAGAGCTCAAGAAGAGAGCACCCGTACTGCAATAGCAAATCCAACAACATTCCCCAAACTCTCACATTCTGTTTGCAGGAAAATAACACCCTTGAGAAGACAGATTAA